In Mycoplasma mobile 163K, the genomic stretch ATGGGCAACCCAATAACAATTGTATCAATTTGATATTCTAATAGAATTTTCTTGATTTCTAAAATAATATTATTAAAATTAGCATTTTTTTGAATAAAAGTTTTTAATGGAAGTGAAATTTTATTAGAATCATCACTTATAGCAAATCCTGTCCTTATTTTCCCTAAATCAATTCCAAGTTTTCTCATCGAATTAAATGATTCCTTTTTCTTTTAAAAGTTCAAATAAATCTTCTGCTTTTTCAATTTTCTTATCGATACTTCCTTGCGAAAGAATATTATTTCCTCCACCTTTTCCTTTATATTTTTCAAAAATTATATTAGAGATGTCTTTTGCAGAAAATTCCTTTGATCCAACACAAATGAAAAATTTACCCTTACTAATTTCAGAACCTAAAATAACTATTGCTTTTGGATTTTTTTCTCTCAATGTAGCAACTAAAGATTGTAAAGAAGCCATTTTTAAATTCATGTCAAAGATTATTTCAGTGTTTTTAAATTTCATAATGCTAAAATCAGACTCTAATTTTTCAAGTTTATTTTCTGAATTTTTTAAAAGCTTTTTATAATCAGATCTTGCTTGGTCAATATGTTTTGTTATTTGTTCATTTTGTTCATCTAAATTTTTACTTCAAGAAAAATTCATTTTATAACCTTGAAAAAGACTTTTATTTTTTTCAATCAAATTTTCTAAAACTAATTTATTTTTTGAAATTTCATCTTTTAAATATTCTTCAACAATTTTTTTACTAGTAATAGCTTTTATTCTAAATTTATTTTTTCCTTTTGAATCTAAAGAAATAATTTTGAAAGTTTCAATTTTTTTAGTATTTTCAATATGTGTACCACCACATAAATCAGCTGTTATTTTTGGGAAATTAACAATTCTAACTTCATTTGGATCCATGTATTCTTGTTCTTCTAAAGTCATAACAGCATTTAATTTTTTAGCACCTTCTAAAGTTGTGATAATATATTCTCTATCAACACTCATATTAATGTATTCATTTACTCGTTTTTCAACATTTTTTATTTCTTCTCAACTAGGTTTTTTAGATAAAGGAAAATCAAAAGTTAATCTTTCTTCGTTATTATCACTACCAAGTTGTTCAATTTCTTTTCCAAATTCTCTTGACAAAGCATTAAAAACAAGGTGTGTGCCACTATGATTTCTTTCTAATCCGATTCTAATATTAGAATCTACTTCTGCATTTATTAATTCAGACTTTAAAATTTTTCCTTTCACTTTATGGACATTATTTAAATGTTTATCTTTAAAAACTTCTAAAACTTCAATTCTATTTTTATCTTGAATCAAAAGTCCTTTATCATGTCTTTGGCCTCCTGCTGTTGCGTAAAAAGGTGTTTTATCTAAAATAAGATATGAAATTTCATTTTCAGAATTTGTAAAGTGAATTTCTTCTGTTTCATTTAGTAAATATAGAATTTTGGATTTAGTTTTTAATGTAGAATATCCTACAAATTCTGAAACTTTTTCTTTTACTAATTCAAGAGAATTTATCACTTTTTGCATTGCACTTGAATTTTCAGAACGACTTTTATTTGCATGTTCTTCTAAATATTTTGGAAGATTACTAATATCCAATTCTATTTCATATTCATCTTCTAATATTTCTTTGATAATTTCAACAGGAAATCCAAAAGTTGAAAATAATTCAAAGGCAATTGAAAAATCAAAAGTTAAATTATTTTCTTTGAAATATTTTGCAACTTGAGATTTATTTTCTATATCTATTGAATTATCCTTAGGGAATTTAGATTTAATTTTTTCTTTTAATAAGTTAATTCCTTCAGAAATTGTCTTTGAAAACATTTCTTCTTCTTTTTTTATAATTTTTGAAACTTTTTCAACATCAATATCATAAATAAGTGAATCTCTTACAATTTGTGTCATTTTGTGTAGAAAAGATTTTCCTTTGATTCCAAGAAATATCCCTGATCTATAAGCTCTTCTTATTAATCTTCTTATAATATATCCTCTACCATTATTAGATGGCTTTGCTCCGTCATTAATTGCATTAACAGCAGTTCTTAAATGATCTGAAATAATTTTAAAGTTCAAATTGATTTTTTCTTGGATTTTATCTTTTAAAAAATAATTATCAATTTTATATTTGTAAATCGAAAGTTTCTCTATTTCTTTAATAATTGGTAAAAATAAATCCGTTTCAAAATTTGTTGGAGTGTCTTGAAGAATGCATGCAAGTCTCTCTAGTCCTGCTCCAGTATCAATATTTTTTTGCTTTAATAATTCATAATTTCCATTACCATCATTATTAAATTGAGAAAATACAATATTTCAAATTTCTATATATCGATCATTTTCAATATCATTTTTCAATAATTCAATGCCTCTATTTGAATATTTAGGACCTCTATCATAAAAAATTTCTAAATTTGGTCCACAAGGACCATTTCCCATATCTCAAAAATTAGTTTTTCTGCTTCCTTTAATAATTTGTGAATCAGGAACATTCAAACTTTTCAAAATTTCTAAAGTTTCTAAATCTTCTGAAAAATATGTAAAGAAAATTTTTTCACGATCAAATTTCAAGACATCAAAAATGAATTCAAAACCAAAATTAATTGCTTCTTTTTTAAAATAATCTCCAATAGAAAAATTTCCAAGCATTTCAAAAAAAGTATGATGTCTTGCTGTTTTTCCTACATTTTCAATATCATTTGTTCGGATTGATTTTTGGCTATTTGTCAATCTTTTACTTGGTGGTATTTTTTTACCTGAAAAAAAATCTTTTAAAGTAGCAACACCTGAATTAATCCACAATAATGAATCATCTTTAATTGGAATTAAACTTTTTGAAGGTATTATTAAATGACCTTTTGATTCAAAAAAATTCAATCATTTATTTCTTATTTCTTTTGATTTCATTTTATCCTTGCCTTAATGGAATTGATTTAAATTTCCTTTATAATAAGTCTTGTTGATTATTCCGCCACCTACACAACTTTCGCCATCATAAATAACAACATGTTGTCCTGGTGTAACAGCTTCAAATTCATCCGGGTAGGAAATTTCTATTTTATTTTTATCTATATTCAAGATTTCTATTTTGATATCTTCTTGACGGTATCTAAATTTTGCTGTTAAATTTTTTTTATTAAAATTTTTGTTAATGAGGTTAAATTCGATTGCCTCTAATTTATCTGATTTTAAATAATTTTTGCTGTGAATGCTAGCAACATACAAAATTTTGTTTTTTAAATCATGACCTGCAACATAGTAAGGATATTTCATTCCAGACAAATTAATTTTTCTTTGACCTAAAGTATAGTACATTACTCCAACATGTTGTCCAACAACTTCATTTGTTTCTATATCAACAATATTTCCTGGCATATTAGGAATATAATTTTGTAAAAATTTATCAAAATTTCTTTCACCAATAAAACAAATTCCTGTTGAATCCTTTTTTTGAGCAGTCACTAAGTTATTTTCGGCAGCAATTTTTCTAATAACATCTTTTGTCAAATCTTTTAATGGAAAAATAATTTTTTTCAATTGATCACTTGAAAGTTGAGATAAAAAATAACTTTGATCTTTATTCCTATCTTTTGCTCTATATAATAAAGAATTTTCCACTTTAGCATAATGACCAGTTGCAATAAAATCTGGATTAAAATTTTTTTCAACATATTCAATAAATTTTCCAAATTTTATATATTTATTGCAAAAAATATCTGGATTAGGAGTTCTTCCTTGCCTATATTCTTCTATTAAATATGTAAAAACTTCATCATAATATTCTTTTACAAAATCCACTCTATAAATAGGAATATTTAATTGTGAAGCAATTTTTTTCGCATCTTCTCAATCTTTTTCTTGAGGACAAATATCCTGATTAATATCTTCATTGCCTAGAATATCATTATTTGCAAAAGAATCTCAATTACGCATAAAAACAGCAATCACTTCATGGTTTTGCTGATATTTTAAAATAAATGCTGTTACAGAAGAATCTACACCACCACTAAGAGCTACTACTATTTTGGACATTGAAATAATTATAAAATAATTTTTGTAAAATAAGCAACTTTTACTAAAACAAATTCATTTAAAATAAATTTTAAACTACAATATAAAGTCCTTTTCGTATTGAATGAAAATATTTGGATTTGCTATTTGTTCTATTCTTATTATTATTTTATGTGTTATTTCATTTTCTAATTTTGAACTAACAATTATTCCTCTATATAAATTATTTGAAATAAACACTTCAAAATCTTCCTTGACTAAATCTTTGAATTCTTTATTTGGAGAAACTGCTGAAGATTTTAATGGATTTGGTAATATCGAAAATATTTGCTCCAAAGTTTTTTGTGCAGTTGATTTTAAATTATTTATTGTATAACCTGAATTTGAATTGTTCAAAGTAGCTTTTAACATATTGTGTGAAATATCAAACGAAATAATTCTTAATACACCATTTGTATCATTTGCTCTGTCGATTACCAAATTAGAAATGTTGTATTGATTCATTTCAAGCATTGAATTATTAACCATTACATTTTCAATAATTTGTTTGAAATTAGTTTCATTTATTTCTGATGGTAAAAATTCTAAAGAAGCAACATTTTTTGGTGTTGGGAAAAATGTAACAATTGCATTGTTTAAATTGTTTTGATCATTTGTTAAAAAACCAGAAATTTCTCCAGTTGTTTTTTGTGTTGAAATTATTTCATTAAAATTTAAAAGCTTTATTTTGTATTCAAAATTTAATTTACCTGTTTCATCATCTACTACAATTGAATTAGGAATAATATTAATTTCATACTCTGCTAGATTAAGTGATTGAATTCCAAAACTAAATCCCGCAACTAAAGATCTTAATTGCGCACTGGAAGTATTAGAAATAAAATTACTATTTGTAATTATTAATTCTCCTACTTGACTTGGAAGTAAATTTTTCAAATTTATAGATGTAAAATTTACTAAAGTTGAAGCATTATCTAAAATAGCTTGATTTGGATTAACAAACCCTTTTACAATTAATACTTCTGTTTTTGAAAAATTTCCAACAATAATAGAAATGTTTAATGAAACTAGTGCTAATGAATCGTTAGAACTAATGCCATTTACAATAATTTGTGGATT encodes the following:
- the mnmA gene encoding tRNA 2-thiouridine(34) synthase MnmA, coding for MSKIVVALSGGVDSSVTAFILKYQQNHEVIAVFMRNWDSFANNDILGNEDINQDICPQEKDWEDAKKIASQLNIPIYRVDFVKEYYDEVFTYLIEEYRQGRTPNPDIFCNKYIKFGKFIEYVEKNFNPDFIATGHYAKVENSLLYRAKDRNKDQSYFLSQLSSDQLKKIIFPLKDLTKDVIRKIAAENNLVTAQKKDSTGICFIGERNFDKFLQNYIPNMPGNIVDIETNEVVGQHVGVMYYTLGQRKINLSGMKYPYYVAGHDLKNKILYVASIHSKNYLKSDKLEAIEFNLINKNFNKKNLTAKFRYRQEDIKIEILNIDKNKIEISYPDEFEAVTPGQHVVIYDGESCVGGGIINKTYYKGNLNQFH
- the alaS gene encoding alanine--tRNA ligase, whose translation is MKSKEIRNKWLNFFESKGHLIIPSKSLIPIKDDSLLWINSGVATLKDFFSGKKIPPSKRLTNSQKSIRTNDIENVGKTARHHTFFEMLGNFSIGDYFKKEAINFGFEFIFDVLKFDREKIFFTYFSEDLETLEILKSLNVPDSQIIKGSRKTNFWDMGNGPCGPNLEIFYDRGPKYSNRGIELLKNDIENDRYIEIWNIVFSQFNNDGNGNYELLKQKNIDTGAGLERLACILQDTPTNFETDLFLPIIKEIEKLSIYKYKIDNYFLKDKIQEKINLNFKIISDHLRTAVNAINDGAKPSNNGRGYIIRRLIRRAYRSGIFLGIKGKSFLHKMTQIVRDSLIYDIDVEKVSKIIKKEEEMFSKTISEGINLLKEKIKSKFPKDNSIDIENKSQVAKYFKENNLTFDFSIAFELFSTFGFPVEIIKEILEDEYEIELDISNLPKYLEEHANKSRSENSSAMQKVINSLELVKEKVSEFVGYSTLKTKSKILYLLNETEEIHFTNSENEISYLILDKTPFYATAGGQRHDKGLLIQDKNRIEVLEVFKDKHLNNVHKVKGKILKSELINAEVDSNIRIGLERNHSGTHLVFNALSREFGKEIEQLGSDNNEERLTFDFPLSKKPSWEEIKNVEKRVNEYINMSVDREYIITTLEGAKKLNAVMTLEEQEYMDPNEVRIVNFPKITADLCGGTHIENTKKIETFKIISLDSKGKNKFRIKAITSKKIVEEYLKDEISKNKLVLENLIEKNKSLFQGYKMNFSWSKNLDEQNEQITKHIDQARSDYKKLLKNSENKLEKLESDFSIMKFKNTEIIFDMNLKMASLQSLVATLREKNPKAIVILGSEISKGKFFICVGSKEFSAKDISNIIFEKYKGKGGGNNILSQGSIDKKIEKAEDLFELLKEKGII